In one Lycium barbarum isolate Lr01 chromosome 7, ASM1917538v2, whole genome shotgun sequence genomic region, the following are encoded:
- the LOC132603825 gene encoding uncharacterized protein LOC132603825 isoform X2, translated as MVEDKVPLAQTILPHTHRVTMGSTNMESYKLEMYEIGPCEDAFQIGFLIGQRFSKLIQSRLSTDLILKNQLLPFAQLPNSQPLINNLSENNKNKFPSYWNELKGIAQGSGVPFLNILLLNFRKEILPFIRKTEDYPKEEEINDDCSDILVVSNTVAVAAHNEDANVAVVGHTYLVKVTLSNGTTFTAYTYAGELPSCAFGFNNHGVAFTLNSVPPCEEEIVAGAIGRNFVSRDLLEANSIEDALARIHSSEASVGHSYNLIDTRARRILNVETASRNRVSVHEVRETPFFHANMYLHLQVKQAQDENSLSRQTRASSLPKQSKSDFLALLGDMNNEKYPIYMTGTDDRFADPHV; from the exons ATGGTTGAAGATAAGGTGCCATTAGCACAAACCATTCTCCCACACACACACAGAGTGACCATGGGAAGCACAAATATGGAATCCTACAAGTTAGAGATGTATGAAATAGGCCCTTGTGAAGATGCTTTCCAAATTGGTTTCTTGATTGGCCAAAGATTCTCCAAACTGATACAAAGCAGATTATCTACAGACCTTATTCTTAAAAACCAACTCCTCCCTTTTGCTCAACTCCCAAATTCCCAGCCACTGATTAATAATCTGTCTGAAAATAACAAGAACAAGTTCCCAAGTTATTGGAATGAACTCAAAGGAATTGCTCAAGGAAGTGGTGTCCCCTTTCTCAAT ATTTTACTATTGAACTTTAGGAAAGAAATATTGCCTTTCATTCGAAAGACAGAGGATTATCCCAAGGAGGAAGAGATTAACGATGACTGTTCAGATATTCTTGTTGTTAGTAACACCGTGGCTGTGGCAGCTCATAATGAGGATGCAAATGTTGCTGTTGTTGGACACAC TTATTTGGTTAAGGTGACATTGTCTAATGGTACAACATTCACTGCGTATACATATGCTGGAGAACTTCCAAGTTGTGCCTTTGGATTTAATAATCATGGAGTG GCATTTACTTTGAACTCAGTACCACCCTGTGAGGAAGAGATAGTAGCTGGTGCAATTGGCAGAAACTTTGTGTCCAGAGACCTGCTTGAAGCAAATAGCATTGAGGATGCTCTGGCT AGGATTCATTCCTCAGAAGCTTCAGTTGGGCACAGCTATAATTTGATAGACACAAGGGCTCGGAGGATTTTAAACGTCGAAACTGCATCAAGAAATCGAGTTTCAGTTCATGAAGTCAGGGAAACTCCATTCTTCCATGCCAACATGTATCTGCATCTTCAAGTAAAGCAG GCACAAGATGAGAACTCCTTGAGTAGGCAAACAAGGGCATCTTCTTTGCCAAAGCAATCAAAAAGTGATTTCTTAGCACTTCTTGGAGACATGAATAATGAGAAGTATCCCATTTACATGACAG gtacagacgacaggtttgctgatccgcacgtttag
- the LOC132603825 gene encoding uncharacterized protein LOC132603825 isoform X1, translating to MVEDKVPLAQTILPHTHRVTMGSTNMESYKLEMYEIGPCEDAFQIGFLIGQRFSKLIQSRLSTDLILKNQLLPFAQLPNSQPLINNLSENNKNKFPSYWNELKGIAQGSGVPFLNILLLNFRKEILPFIRKTEDYPKEEEINDDCSDILVVSNTVAVAAHNEDANVAVVGHTYLVKVTLSNGTTFTAYTYAGELPSCAFGFNNHGVAFTLNSVPPCEEEIVAGAIGRNFVSRDLLEANSIEDALARIHSSEASVGHSYNLIDTRARRILNVETASRNRVSVHEVRETPFFHANMYLHLQVKQAQDENSLSRQTRASSLPKQSKSDFLALLGDMNNEKYPIYMTGPLLYTLCTAVIDLDEKILTIIEGNPKENQESYVFALS from the exons ATGGTTGAAGATAAGGTGCCATTAGCACAAACCATTCTCCCACACACACACAGAGTGACCATGGGAAGCACAAATATGGAATCCTACAAGTTAGAGATGTATGAAATAGGCCCTTGTGAAGATGCTTTCCAAATTGGTTTCTTGATTGGCCAAAGATTCTCCAAACTGATACAAAGCAGATTATCTACAGACCTTATTCTTAAAAACCAACTCCTCCCTTTTGCTCAACTCCCAAATTCCCAGCCACTGATTAATAATCTGTCTGAAAATAACAAGAACAAGTTCCCAAGTTATTGGAATGAACTCAAAGGAATTGCTCAAGGAAGTGGTGTCCCCTTTCTCAAT ATTTTACTATTGAACTTTAGGAAAGAAATATTGCCTTTCATTCGAAAGACAGAGGATTATCCCAAGGAGGAAGAGATTAACGATGACTGTTCAGATATTCTTGTTGTTAGTAACACCGTGGCTGTGGCAGCTCATAATGAGGATGCAAATGTTGCTGTTGTTGGACACAC TTATTTGGTTAAGGTGACATTGTCTAATGGTACAACATTCACTGCGTATACATATGCTGGAGAACTTCCAAGTTGTGCCTTTGGATTTAATAATCATGGAGTG GCATTTACTTTGAACTCAGTACCACCCTGTGAGGAAGAGATAGTAGCTGGTGCAATTGGCAGAAACTTTGTGTCCAGAGACCTGCTTGAAGCAAATAGCATTGAGGATGCTCTGGCT AGGATTCATTCCTCAGAAGCTTCAGTTGGGCACAGCTATAATTTGATAGACACAAGGGCTCGGAGGATTTTAAACGTCGAAACTGCATCAAGAAATCGAGTTTCAGTTCATGAAGTCAGGGAAACTCCATTCTTCCATGCCAACATGTATCTGCATCTTCAAGTAAAGCAG GCACAAGATGAGAACTCCTTGAGTAGGCAAACAAGGGCATCTTCTTTGCCAAAGCAATCAAAAAGTGATTTCTTAGCACTTCTTGGAGACATGAATAATGAGAAGTATCCCATTTACATGACAG GTCCATTGCTGTACACATTGTGCACAGCTGTGATAGATTTGGATGAGAAAATTCTAACAATTATAGAAGGGAacccaaaggaaaatcaagaatcCTATGTCTTCGCATTGTCCTAA